The region TCGGTTTCCGAGCTGCAGTTTCTTTTTGATGGAGTTGCCCGGTATTTCGATATAGATGCCTGTCGGGAAGTAACGCTGGAAGCCAATCCGGACGACCTTTCGCCCGAATATATTTTTGCTCTTCGCGAGCTGCCGGTAAACCGGATAAGTATGGGTGTTCAAAGTTTTGATGACCAGGAACTTAAGTTTCTGAACCGGCGTCATTCCGCAAAGCAGGCCGTCGAGGCTGTCGGAAATTGCCGGAAAGCCGGGCTGGAAAATATAAGTATCGATCTTATTTACGGTTTGCCCGGACAGACTGCCGGGCGTTGGGAAAACCATTTGGATCGAGCTATAAGTCTCGGTGTTCCTCATATTTCGGCATATAATCTTATTTACGAAGAAGGTACTTCTCTTTTTCGGATGCGGGAAAAGGGATTGTTGCAGGAATGCGACGAAGATACGTGCATACGGCTTTTCGAATCTCTAATGGATAAACTCGCTTTGGCAGGCTATGAACATTACGAGATATCCAACTTTTGTTTACCTGGTAAAGAAGCGGTACATAATACCTCTTATTGGAAACAGGTCCCTTATCTGGGATTGGGAGCTTCGGCCCATAGTTATGACGGAGATTTCAGGCGTTTTAATAAAGACGACATACATTATTATATCGACCGGATAAAAGAAGGAAAGGTCGCCTATGAAGAAGAGTCCGAAGACTTGTATAGCCGTTATAACGAAATGGTATTGACATCTTTGCGTACAAAATGGGGTATGAATACCGGGAAACTGGAACGTTTGTATGGTAAAGAATTACATGATTATTGTCTGCAACAAGCCTATCCTCATATTCGTAGCGGCAAAATGTCTTATGAGTGCGGTATCCTGCGTATTACTCGTTCAGGATTATTCGTGTCCGATGATATTATGAGCGATCTGTTTTATGTCTGATTGTTCTTTTTTGTCATGCACTAATTTACAGCTTTATTTTGTAGGAGAAACTTATCATTGTATTCAGTTGCCGGGGCGAAGTCGTAATGAGTTGTTCTTCCCTTATTTTAATCTCTGCCGAATTATGTTTATCTATCCGGTATTCCACCCCGGCATCGTACCATACCCGTTCGAGCTTTCCCTGTTTCGTCCCGTTACATAACAAGAACAAGTCGGCATAAAGAAAAGGTTTCCAGGGAGAGTCTTTCGATATAATGTAACTCAATTTTATTCGGTTTCTCCATTTATTATTAGGCTCCGATACTCCCCGGGTATATGTCGATTCGAAGCGGGATGCCCAGGATATATCTATGCGCTTGGCCGATTGTAGGGCTGTAAATCCTAATTGATAACGATTCCGGTTCTTATAAGAACCGTCTGCAGTTCTTTGGTTCATGTAATAATATAAGGCGTTCAGTTTCAGGTGGGATTTCCATACGGCATAATCGATGGCTACGATTGGCATATAGCGTTCATATTTCCCGAAATTAGAGTTTGTCCAGATATTTTGTTGTATATGAGCACCGAAACGTGGAGTGACTTGTTTGCTAATCGTAAAATTAAACATATTTCCAAAATCGTATTTTTCGGCCTTCAATGATATAGAACAATAAATAAGAAGAAGCAGTGGGAGAAATTTAAGATAATGTGACATAATTATATTATTCATGATGATAGGGCTCGTTATTCAATATGGTCATGGCACGGTATAGTTGTTCGGTGAAAATGACACGTATCATCTGGTGTGAAAAAGTCATTCTGGATAGGGATATCTTTTCTTGTGCTATATCGTAAATGCGCTGTGAAAATCCGTAAGGTCCTCCTACCACGAAAACCAGTCGTTTAGGAACCGTGTGCATTTTACGTTCGAGATACCGGGAGAAACTTACCGATGTAAATTCTTTTCCTTTTTCGTCCAGCAGAACAATATAGTCTCCCGGTTGAAAACTCTTTAATAAAAGATCCGCTTCCCGCTCTTTTTGCTGATCGAAATTGAGGTTTCTGGCATTCTTTAATTCCGGGATAACTTCGTTTTCAAAAGGTATATAATGCCGTAACCGGTTTGTATATTCCTGTATTGCTGCGACAGAATATGCATCTGTAGTCTTGCCGATCACTAAAAAGACAATTTTCATAACAGGTTGTATTTATGGGGCATTTTTCCTAATTTTGCAACCGGAAAAATAAATCCTTCACTCCTCTTTTTTCGAGCCGTAAAGGTAGCAATAACTCCTGTTAGAAAAAAATGTATTAAATATTAATCCTGCAAAAGAATTTAAAGTATGAAAAGTTCCGAAGAGTTGGTAGATGACCTGATAAAACTGGCTTTTGCCGAAGATATAGGAGACGGTGATCATACGACCTTGTGTTGTATCCCTTCCGATGAAATGGGAAAATCCAAGTTACTGGTAAAAGAACCGGGTGTATTGGCCGGAGTAGAAGTGGCTAAAAAGATATTTCGTGATTTCGATCCTGAATTGAAAATGACCGTATATATTCAGGACGGAACGGAAGTAATGCCCGGTGATGTAGCTTTTGTTGTAGAGGGGCGTGTACAGTCTTTGTTGCAGACGGAGCGTCTTATGTTAAATGTAATGCAGCGAATGAGCGGAATAGCTACGGTTACCCGTAAATATGTGAAATTGCTGGATGGGCTGCATACCCGTGTGCTGGATACCCGTAAGACGACACCCGGTTTGCGCATGCTGGAGAAAGAAGCTGTAAAGATAGGAGGGGGAGTAAATCACCGTATAGGTCTTTTCGATATGATATTGCTGAAAGATAATCATGTCGATTTTGTCGGTGGGATAGAACAGGCAATAACCCGGGCCAGACAGTATCTGAAAGAAAGAGGTAAAGATTTGAAAATTGAGATTGAAGTGCGTAATCTTGACGAATTGAAAGAAGTTATGAGAGTAGGAGGGGTAGACCGTATTATGTTGGATAATTTTACTCCGGAACTTACGCGTGAAGCGGTGAAACTCATTGACGGGAAATATGAAACCGAATCATCCGGTGGTATAACTATAGATACTTTGCGTATGTATGCCGAGTGCGGTGTGGATTTTATCTCTGTCGGAGCACTCACACATTCGGTAAAAGGACTGGATATGAGCTTTAAAGCTTGTTGATTCAAGCTAAAGCAATCTTTCGCACAGGTGAAAGTTATCCGGGTGATTAGCTATTGTGTTTCCGGATAATTATGAGACAGTGTAGTCCCGGAATAGCTTTGTGGTATGATTGGAATAAATAAATGTATGTTACAAAACGAGGGCTTTTTAGAAAAAAGCCCTCGTTTTGTGTAATTTACCAAGTCATTACTATGCGGAATAAAAGGTCGGGAGGCCGGACATTTACCATAAAGTCACTGTACATGACATTAAAGGTAATGTATCCGGGCTCTATATCGAAGCTATAAACTTCCACCCATTTGTTCCCGTATGTATCTTCCTGAGGATAGACGAAAGGCATAGTCGTTTGTATTTCACGTCCATCTATAATATCTACTTTATAGCCGTTGACATTTCCCGATTGATAGATGAATTCGGTAAGTTCTCTGAACGGAAATGAGTAGGTGTAGAACGAATTATTTCCGTTTCCGTCGCTTACCAGTTTCCAGTCTCTGGATTTGATCTCGAAAGTTTTGACACCCCAGTTCGTTCCTTCGCCGGGTGCACCCGGAGGACCCATCGGCCCTTCGCATGAAATAAAGACGAGGGCCAGCAGTAATGTAAACAGCAAATTTTTCATGTTAGTTATATATTAGTTATAACAAAAAAATAAGATTAATGGGGATTAAAGAATATACTTTTTTGATTATTTAATCTTGATCATGTCTTGGAATGTAAAGTTCTCAAAATCCGGAATAACGGCGACCGATTTGCCAGTGAGTTGTTCTGCCGAATTTGTCGTCGATAAAGCGATAACTTTCATGTGGGCCGCATTTCCTGCTGCTATACCGGCGAAGGAGTCTTCGAAAACATAACAGTTGCGAATGTCAGTATTCAGTAGGTGCGCTGCCAGAAGATAAGATTCTGGATCGGGTTTTGATTTGGTAATTCGGTCGGCCGTGACGATGGTATCGAATAATTCTTTAAAATGGGGATGTTGATGATATAGGTTCGCCATTTTTGCATCGTTCGAACTGGTAACAACGGCTACTTTTGCTTCATTCTCTCTGACGCCAGTAATAAATTCGATTGCCCCCGGAATAAAGGGGAATGTCATTTCCTGTTCGAACTTATATAATTCTTCGGTTATTTCCGCTCTTAATTTTTCCTGTCCCGGGAAGTAGCGTTCATATATTTGTACCAGGGTATTCCCTTTGATAGCCCGGCTGAAATCTGGTTGTTCGGGTAAATGTTCATTACCTATCTTTTCCCAGAATTTCGTATACTGGGGTTCTGTATCTACAATGACTCCGTCGAGATCAAAAAGGGCTGCGATAGTCTTACACATCTTTTTATACCTTTAATTTGTTTAACTATGCAAAGTAAATAATTCATGGTATACCAAGCAAATAATCCTTACCTTTGCCAACGATAATAATTGTGAAATTAGATATATGTCAGACACGAATTCCCCTCTTATATTAGGTACAAAGCCTATAGGAAAGTTACTTTTGCAGTATTCTATTCCGGCGATTATCGCCATGACCGTAACGTCTCTTTATAATATAATTGACAGTATTTTCATTGGACATGGTGTAGGTCCGCTGGGCATAACAGGACTGGCTGTTACTTTTCCCTTGATGAATCTGGTTATCGCATTTTGCACGCTGGTCGCTATCGGAGGAGCTACTATCAGCTCTATTTATCTCGGACAAAAAGACTTTGTACGGGCTACCGAAGTTTTAGAAAATGTACTTATTTTATGTATTATAACTGCTTTTTGTTTCGGGGGGCTTACCCTGCTGTTTCTTGACCCTATCCTTATATTTTTCGGAGCCAGCCG is a window of Barnesiella propionica DNA encoding:
- the hemW gene encoding radical SAM family heme chaperone HemW; amino-acid sequence: MAGIYIHIPFCKCRCLYCDFYSNTDMSLRSDYLDALLGELSLRFSELRGEPVETLYIGGGTPSQLSVSELQFLFDGVARYFDIDACREVTLEANPDDLSPEYIFALRELPVNRISMGVQSFDDQELKFLNRRHSAKQAVEAVGNCRKAGLENISIDLIYGLPGQTAGRWENHLDRAISLGVPHISAYNLIYEEGTSLFRMREKGLLQECDEDTCIRLFESLMDKLALAGYEHYEISNFCLPGKEAVHNTSYWKQVPYLGLGASAHSYDGDFRRFNKDDIHYYIDRIKEGKVAYEEESEDLYSRYNEMVLTSLRTKWGMNTGKLERLYGKELHDYCLQQAYPHIRSGKMSYECGILRITRSGLFVSDDIMSDLFYV
- a CDS encoding DUF2490 domain-containing protein; the encoded protein is MFNFTISKQVTPRFGAHIQQNIWTNSNFGKYERYMPIVAIDYAVWKSHLKLNALYYYMNQRTADGSYKNRNRYQLGFTALQSAKRIDISWASRFESTYTRGVSEPNNKWRNRIKLSYIISKDSPWKPFLYADLFLLCNGTKQGKLERVWYDAGVEYRIDKHNSAEIKIREEQLITTSPRQLNTMISFSYKIKL
- the rlmH gene encoding 23S rRNA (pseudouridine(1915)-N(3))-methyltransferase RlmH, whose translation is MKIVFLVIGKTTDAYSVAAIQEYTNRLRHYIPFENEVIPELKNARNLNFDQQKEREADLLLKSFQPGDYIVLLDEKGKEFTSVSFSRYLERKMHTVPKRLVFVVGGPYGFSQRIYDIAQEKISLSRMTFSHQMIRVIFTEQLYRAMTILNNEPYHHE
- a CDS encoding HAD family hydrolase — encoded protein: MCKTIAALFDLDGVIVDTEPQYTKFWEKIGNEHLPEQPDFSRAIKGNTLVQIYERYFPGQEKLRAEITEELYKFEQEMTFPFIPGAIEFITGVRENEAKVAVVTSSNDAKMANLYHQHPHFKELFDTIVTADRITKSKPDPESYLLAAHLLNTDIRNCYVFEDSFAGIAAGNAAHMKVIALSTTNSAEQLTGKSVAVIPDFENFTFQDMIKIK
- the nadC gene encoding carboxylating nicotinate-nucleotide diphosphorylase; translation: MKSSEELVDDLIKLAFAEDIGDGDHTTLCCIPSDEMGKSKLLVKEPGVLAGVEVAKKIFRDFDPELKMTVYIQDGTEVMPGDVAFVVEGRVQSLLQTERLMLNVMQRMSGIATVTRKYVKLLDGLHTRVLDTRKTTPGLRMLEKEAVKIGGGVNHRIGLFDMILLKDNHVDFVGGIEQAITRARQYLKERGKDLKIEIEVRNLDELKEVMRVGGVDRIMLDNFTPELTREAVKLIDGKYETESSGGITIDTLRMYAECGVDFISVGALTHSVKGLDMSFKAC